Proteins encoded by one window of Brienomyrus brachyistius isolate T26 chromosome 1, BBRACH_0.4, whole genome shotgun sequence:
- the eef1e1 gene encoding eukaryotic translation elongation factor 1 epsilon-1 codes for MALKELSLLEKALGFKKPNKYSTQGSSKTPVLQSNSGPPLCGLLTIATHLVREAQRPELLGVSAEQRAVVQQWLEYRATRLDGCPKEEVRSVLKDLNQHLEDKVYLAGDAFTLADMLMYYGIHHLMVELSIQEKETYVNISRWFDHVQHYPGVRQQLPLVVVLRNRLYPSGQH; via the exons ATGGCGTTGAAGGAGTTGTCGTTGCTGGAGAAGGCGTTGGGCTTTAAAAAGCCCAACAAATACAGCACGCAAGGAAGCAGCAAG ACACCTGTACTCCAGAGCAACAGTGGCCCGCCTCTCTGTGGCCTGCTCACTATCGCCACCCACCTGGTGCGTGAGGCGCAGCGACCAGAGCTGCTAGGGGTCAGCGCAGAGCAACGGGCTGTGGTGCAGCAGTGGCTGGAATACCGGGCCACCCGACTGGATGGCTGCCCCAAGGAGGAGGTCAGGAGTGTCCTGAAG gacttgaaccagcaCTTGGAGGATAAGGTCTACCTGGCTGGAGATGCCTTCACCCTGGCTGACATGCTCATGTACTATGGGATACATCATCTGATG GTTGAGCTCTCAATCCAGGAGAAGGAGACTTATGTGAACATCTCGCGATGGTTCGACCACGTTCAGCACTACCCGGGCGTCCGGCAGCaactccccctggtggtggtgCTGCGAAACAGACTGTACCCCAGCGGGCAGCACTGA